A region of the Oncorhynchus nerka isolate Pitt River linkage group LG26, Oner_Uvic_2.0, whole genome shotgun sequence genome:
CCCTGATGGCTGTGGAAGAGGCTTGTTTATCTGACTGCAGCGTTACCATCCATGGGGTCATGACCTGTGTTCACACTGTTATAGAGACAGTCTGTCTTCCTAATGTGTTGCTAAGAGAACATGTCCACATGTATTTCCTTTGGCCGTTGggatctctcttctctgtcctgtttcAGCAGTTCTGTGTCTGTTGACTGTCTGCTGCTGGCAAGCTACCCAtggttctcttcctctgtcccccgtCTCCACAGGTTTGGAAATGACGTTCAGCACTTCAAAGTCCTGCGTGATGGGGCAGGAAAGTACTTCCTGTGGGTGGTGAAGTTCAACTCGCTCAACGAGCTGGTGGACTACCACCGCTCCACCTCTGTATCCCGCAACCAGCAGATCTTCCTGCGTGACATTGAGCAGGTCACCCAGGTGAGAACACATCCCCTTTATCCTTAATCTCTGGCTCTTTACCAGTGTGGCTTTGTAGGAGACTTAATGGTCACAATGACAAACTAGGTTATTAGTGTAAAATAATAGCTTTGAGGGAGACAAATTGGCCCCAGAGTTGCTGACTCAATCCCTCATCCTGCCGGCCTAACCTTTGGATGTCATGGCATTGGCTCAGTTCACCAACGAGTCACGTTTGATTCAGAAAACACAATCAGGGAAGAACCAAGGCTTTGTCCTTTTGAAAGACCGTGTTAACATGTCTGGGACTCATGGATTTgttttgctctctttctctctccctgcccacAGCATCCCACATATGTACAGGCGCTCTTTGACTTTGACCCCCAGGAGGATGGCGAGCTGGGCTTCCGACGCGGAGACTTCATCCAGGTCCTGGACAACTCTGACCCTAactggtggaagggaggatgccATGGGCTGACGGGCATGTTCCCCCGCAACTATGTCACACCAGTCAACCGGAACATGTAAATAAACATCAACAACCACCCCATACCCCCCCCACAATCCATCAAGAAGACatcaggagcagagagggagaatgcAACAAGGAATTAAAAATGGAGGAGTAGTTCTGTCGAAGGCATCACCTTGTTGGTGGCAGCTGAGCAAAGCCAACTTTTAACACTGAGAATGTTCGCCTCTATAGTGAACGCTTCAGTCAGAATTGAACTGTCTTTGAGGGAAAAAACACAGAAACTAAGCATAGTGCACCAAAAGTGAAGAATGAGAATTATTCTATACCTAGACTCCCACAGCtgcgtctgtcctctcctctacttcttcACATTCTGCGTTACTTTTCCTTTTTTTGCTGCATGTTTTAATCACCTAAATGAAATACCAATAAATCCTAACGCtgttttaaataaaaatacatgtacaaatatttttaaaaatgattgaaaaaataattttaaaatacGGATGTTATCTGCAGCAAGTTACCAAGTCCAAGATCATTGGCATGTGAGCATTGTACATCAGCCCAGGGCTGTATAAATAAATCACCTACAGTATAGAGAGAATCCATTTTTTaagaatatatattatatatttgtaTGTGTTTTACCAGTCATCACAAATTGTATTGTTTCTtccatttgtaaattatgttaaAAAAATTTTATTCTGGATAAGACCTAGTAGCTCTGGGATTTGCTGAATTGTCAGTATAATTGTCAGTATAATTTTTCCTGGATTATTTGAGGGCTCTCAGATAAAATGGCATGCTATTTAAAACGTGAAATCATTTCCTTGCCTGATAAACGAGAGAATAATCTGTTATTTTTAACAAAACCAATCGTGTCAGGAAGCTAACGCCGAGCAGCGAGTAGAGCCATGTATGCTGCATGAGCTGTTGTATTATGAAACCCTGTAAAAGGCCAGCCACCTTTTGAAGCCAATGTATTTATTGCAGCCATTTTACTCTTGGGCCGTGAATGTAGCTGACTGAGTCCATAGACATTGACATGAGGGAAGCAAGGTCGGAGAACTGAACTACACAACTGCAAGGGATTTCCGAGAAGTGCTGAATTAGTATTGGTGTCAATATAAAATTATATAGAGAGATGTATGAAAAATATGCATATAGTACATACAtattcaaacacacacatgcatacattaACAGTCCCCTCCTTGTTAGACTCACACATAACAAGTAGATGAGTTGGATAATCACATGATGGCGTGATTAACAGTTTGAGAAAATTAAGTGTCTTTTATGCTAAAAGTTGAGAGATCAGCTTTACCAATGTTGTTTTTCTCTGTCTGTGGTGTGTCAAGCACTTTTTATGTTAAGCATTTGATTTCTGGTGtgtttgttttttgtgtgtgtttagtttgtTCTCTCTGGATAGTGCCTTTCTCTCTGGTGTTTCAGTGTCTCCGACCTGCTGCTTTGAGCCCCTTTGTGGGGCCCGTCAATCCTGCAGTGAGAAACCATGTACATAATCCAACCTGTCCCATCAACCCCACATCTCCTTCCCAACATGGAACTTTTCTTATTTAAGTGTCTCTTGCCTTCTTCCCTATTGATACTGTTATTTTTTTTTGCTTCTTTTTTTTGCTTTTTTTGTATGAATTAAAATGCAATTCTACAAATAAAGAGAGAAACCATGTGGTGTGGTCCATAGATAGCCACATACAGTTATTATTTTCATCTTGTGATTCAACAAACCTTTTGATGGCTAAATGCATCTGTCTAATAATGTATAGAAATGAATAGCCCATTACCTGGCTTTGCATCTGACATCCTGTAGGGAATGGGACAtgcagtttcccagtccctacaGAACAAGCTTCATTTGAAGCTTGGTGTCTTCAAGCACAGCCTTGGGTCCTTGGTACATTCAGGGGTTTGCTGCCCAGTGAAAACGTACACATTGCATTACCCTCGGTCTGGTGGACTGTCTGCTTTTGTGTTCTGTTATTTTTAGCCCTTAAACTCTTTCAACCAATCTGGCCACTTTCTGACTACATTGCGTCACATGCAGGCAGCCTTTCCACTGACGGACACTTAACAAAACAGCGGACTGGGAACATTAAGTTCTCTCCATCCTCAGTCCATGGAATTCATTGTAGTCTGAGGATGTCATGTACTGTAAGACGTCTCATCAGGTCTGGAGTCTAGAGACAGTATGTAAGTGAGCAGCATGAATATATAACAGCCATATTTGATGACTTTGTCCCAGATAGCCGGGGAACTTCACAAGCATTTACCAAAACCTGTCTTCTCCAAAAATGTGTAAGACAATCTCTCAGGGTCCCTATCTCCCACAATTTGAGGATCCATTAAATTATCAATTGTCTGTCAAATTTTCCACTAAGGGACTTGCTGGCTTTGAAAACATGGaaacatgatttttttttaatagaTGTTGATGCAATTCACTGCGTGTTATTGCATGATTAAGTGTTTACATAAATTATTAATTGTTTGTTTGCTAAGATGCAATGTACAGTTTATCTCTGCTtggtgtgcgcgcgcgtgcgtcAGTTTATCCATTCGGAGGTGTGGGAGTGTGCAGAGAAATACATATTTGTATTCTCCTTCAGACATCTAGAAACATTGACACACACAGTGAAATAACACTGAACTTACAGGCATCCTGTCACTCACCCTGGGCCACACTAGTTCATGATCCACTATTGGAAGGTAGTATTCAAAGGCAGAACTTTTCAGATCTTCCCACTGCTATTCTTTATGCTGTCGTCATATTCAAATAGAAATAAAGACACCACTGATGTTCACCCGCTTACTGAACCTCATGCAAATAGTCTGTGAAATGCAAGCATTGGATTCTTTGTACTCCAGTCACCCCGTTACTTATCAGACAGATATCTCAATGGTGTACTTTTACACTACCACCATGACACTGTCAAAATGTCTCAATACAATCCAGACTGTCAGATCAAGCATGCCAAAACATGTTTGTTCTACAATGTCTTTAATGGGTACACATAGTTTCCAATATGAAAACTAATCTGTTGTACCCACTACATTAAATTAAACACAGACGCAACTAAAAGGTCTGTGGTAAAAATAATCATCCTTGTATGACTGCAATCCCTGCCTGCTGACAGAAATGTTTGTTCTGGTATACATAATGCATTATCGCCACCTCCTGGCAACTATCATCATCTGAAATTAATTCGTTTTCCTCATGCCACCATTCGGTTCGACCACTGCAAGGCGCTGTAATAATGTTAATATTTTACCCGTTTTCAATTTATTAGATATAAAAGTATGCATATATCAATGTTTTCAAAGACTCTTAAAAAATAACATTAAAATAAATGTTGTAAAAGTGCATCACCACGATAATGGGGTGTCGTTTTTGCGTCCTTACATGTCCGTTGCGAGAATCATTCGAGATGAATTAGTAAATGCTGCATTTTCCTGTATGAACGAACTGCATTTGTACACAATTATGACCAGACCGCAAGAGTGGACGATATGGCTTTTCGCAAAAACCTACAAAAGCATTGaccgttgtcggcaggattcgaacctgcgcggGAAGATCccaatggatttctagtccatcgccttaaccactcggccacgacaaccTGATAATAAGGTCATCAGAATGTGTGTAATCTACATCGTAACATGTAACAAGTTCTTGTCGAAAGTTTCCGCTTAATCATTTGGAATTTACTTGATTGTAATTTTTTTACAAAATTGTATGAggttgtcgtggccgagtggttaaggcgactATTTTAACATCAGCCGTAACGTGACGATGAGGAAATGTCCACTTTTGGAGACATTGTAACACATACAGACAGTAACTTTACGATTAATGATGTATATACATGGTGGTATGATCTATattgttatatacagtaccagtcaaaagtggacacacctactaattcaagtgtgaacacatcaaaactatgaaataacacatatgtaaacatgtaataaccaaaaaatgtgttaaacaaatct
Encoded here:
- the LOC115110639 gene encoding growth factor receptor-bound protein 2, whose protein sequence is MEAIAKYDFKATADDELSFKRGEVLKVLNEECDQNWYKAELNGKDGFIPKNYIEMKAHPWFFGKIPRAKAEEMLNKQRHDGAFLIRESESAPGDFSLSVKFGNDVQHFKVLRDGAGKYFLWVVKFNSLNELVDYHRSTSVSRNQQIFLRDIEQVTQHPTYVQALFDFDPQEDGELGFRRGDFIQVLDNSDPNWWKGGCHGLTGMFPRNYVTPVNRNM